A genomic stretch from Aedes albopictus strain Foshan chromosome 2, AalbF5, whole genome shotgun sequence includes:
- the LOC134287900 gene encoding glucoside xylosyltransferase 1: MKVYRLLAVLVLTSFLLIWYYILRVNNGLFNGLSLGVNSSFSGFGLGRKSHRALANGTEIAIVVVACGERHNEALNMIKSAIMFNRNQAPLKFVVVAEEQLKQNFVEKLDDWQEINDNIFTYEIHSLTFPEADKDEWKKLFKPCAAQRLFLPSLLPHIDSVLYVDSDTIFLSPVQELWSMFRNFNASQFAGMAPEHEDKNAGWYNRFARHPYYGDLGVNSGVMLMNLTRMRDFKWEEHIMPIYKEYRLKLVWGDQDIINILFHYHPDRLYVFPCDWNYRADHCMYMSVCDAPDGVKIIHGNRGYFHSYVQPIFNLLYTTIEEYAFRTDIHSNFIRTVEDSLALPSNSNCDKLLDKFLQDPRKYFKQNQYIEET, translated from the exons ATGAAGGTTTACCGCTTGTTGGCAGTGCTTGTGTTGACTTCCTTTCTGCTGATTTGGTATTACATCCTGCGCGTCAACAATGGATTGTTCAACGGCCTCAGCCTGGGAGTCAATTCCAGTTTCAGCGGATTCGGATTGGGTCGTAAAAG CCATCGCGCACTGGCCAACGGGACGGAGATAGCCATAGTAGTTGTCGCATGCGGCGAGCGACACAACGAAGCACTAAACATGATCAAATCGGCCATCATGTTCAACCGGAATCAGGCGCCGCTGAAATTCGTTGTCGTGGCCGAAGAGCAGTTGAAGCAAAATTTTGTGGAGAAACTGGACGACTGGCAGGAGATCAACGACAATATTTTCACTTACGAAATACATTCCCTGACATTCCCGGAGGCGGACAAGGACGAGTGGAAGAAACTGTTCAAACCCTGCGCGGCACAACGACTGTTTTTGCCG TCGCTGTTACCTCACATCGACTCAGTGTTATACGTGGATTCGGATACAATCTTCCTGTCGCCGGTTCAGGAGCTGTGGTCGATGTTCCGCAATTTCAATGCGTCGCAATTTGCCGGCATGGCACCCGAGCACGAGGACAAAAATGCCGGTTGGTACAATCGGTTCGCTCGTCATCCGTACTACGGCGATCTGGGCGTGAATTCCGGCGTCATGTTGATGAATCTCACCCGAATGAGGGACTTCAAGTGGGAAGAGCACATTATGCCAATCTACAAAGAGTACCGACTGAAGTTGGTATGGGGCGATCAGGACATCATCAACATTCTGTTCCACTATCATCCGGATCGGTTGTACGTGTTTCCGTGCGATTGGAACTACCGAGCGGACCACTGCATGTACATGAGCGTTTGTGACGCACCGGATGGCGTCAAGATCATCCACGGGAATCGGGGATATTTCCATTCGTACGTGCAGCCAATCTTCAACCTTCTCTATACCACAATCGAGGAGTACGCCTTTCGAACGGACATCCACTCCAACTTCATCCGAACGGTGGAAGACTCGCTGGCGCTGCCGAGCAACTCAAACTGTGATAAACTGCTGGACAAGTTTTTACAGGACCCTAGGAAGTATTTCAAGCAGAACCAGTACATCGAGGAGACGTGA